The stretch of DNA GAAAGGAGTATGAAATTTGTAGTCACAAGATTAAGATCCGGTTtgaatagagagataaataagatgagatgagataattttagatgagttaaataaaatattattataatattattatttttttaaattgaaaaagttaaattatttattatattttatataaaaatttaaaaatttataataataaaataaaatgagttaagattaattTTCAACTCGAATagtagttaaaaatatatatatatatatatattatctgacACGCTTTGGGAGGAGCTACTCCCACCGCATGTGGAATGTTACTTTCAAGAGAAAATAGGAATTTGGAAGAACTCACAGTCACAGCCACAAATTCTGAATTATGAACCAATTGCTTAGGCTCACTTGTCACCAAAGTCGACTCGGGTGAACGAACCGAACCGACTAGACCGAATCATCGCCCAAGttgagacaaaataaatatatatagctgttAAGAATATTAAACATCCAGCTACGACCCACAAAACAATACAAAGTACAAACAACAATGGACAGTCCAACCGGGTTCAAATCCTTGTGCTTCGtgcagtaaataaatttaaccaTCGAACCCGGTCTGACTCCAAACCGCATCTCTTATTCGCCTCATGTCCCGGCCCTTCAGTGTCCGGCCCACGCCCTCAAAAACCGAGGTGGCCGCTATCTTCCTGCTTCGCGCCAGGTACTCGTGTGGGGGCACCATCTCCGGGTCCCCATCATCCAACCCGTCGTCCAGCTCTTGCAGCGAGTCGACCGAGTCAACCCGCAGGATCTTGCTCCAGTCCGGCACGTTCACAGGAGCCGACGTGGCCATGTGGTGGACCCCGTGTTGGTGCACGATCCTAGGTGACGCCGTCGGACGGCCCGAGTCCTCGAAGGCCTGCGACAGCCCGCCCATGAGTCGGTCATCCCGAGGGATCTGGTGGTGGTTCCCAACACCCACGCTCGCGTTGCTCTCCCCAAAGGTGCGTGGAGTCCACTCTGCATGCGGACTGTTGTTGCTGAAGCCGACGTGATCCTCCCGGCCTGCCATGCCGTCAACCATGGACCAGACATCTTCTTCTCCGAGCTCCGATGAGTCCGTGCCGTTCGACCCTTGGATGTGCCCGTTGCTGCCGTAGCTATACGTCCCCAGGTACCTTTCGCTTAGGCTCGTCGTCAGTTTCCAACCCTTTGCCATTATAGCATGGTAAGACACGTCAGAACTCGGCGACGGAATCTGCTTCCGCCGGAGACACAAGaagaattacaaaaataaaaataataaaaaacgaAGATCTGTTTACCACTAAAATGAAGCTACCTATGAGACTCCATTGTTGAGAGGCTTTCGCATAAGCTGGCTTTGGAAGACTGGACGTgcatatatatagcatttt from Juglans regia cultivar Chandler chromosome 4, Walnut 2.0, whole genome shotgun sequence encodes:
- the LOC108982103 gene encoding uncharacterized protein LOC108982103 isoform X2 gives rise to the protein MAKGWKLTTSLSERYLGTYSYGSNGHIQGSNGTDSSELGEEDVWSMVDGMAGREDHVGFSNNSPHAEWTPRTFGESNASVGVGNHHQIPRDDRLMGGLSQAFEDSGRPTASPRIVHQHGVHHMATSAPVNVPDWSKILRVDSVDSLQELDDGLDDGDPEMVPPHEYLARSRKIAATSVFEGVGRTLKGRDMRRIRDAVWSQTGFDG
- the LOC108982103 gene encoding uncharacterized protein LOC108982103 isoform X1, with protein sequence MLYICTSSLPKPAYAKASQQWSLIGSFILVGWKLTTSLSERYLGTYSYGSNGHIQGSNGTDSSELGEEDVWSMVDGMAGREDHVGFSNNSPHAEWTPRTFGESNASVGVGNHHQIPRDDRLMGGLSQAFEDSGRPTASPRIVHQHGVHHMATSAPVNVPDWSKILRVDSVDSLQELDDGLDDGDPEMVPPHEYLARSRKIAATSVFEGVGRTLKGRDMRRIRDAVWSQTGFDG